A region from the Lemur catta isolate mLemCat1 chromosome 7, mLemCat1.pri, whole genome shotgun sequence genome encodes:
- the CNGA4 gene encoding cyclic nucleotide-gated cation channel alpha-4, with amino-acid sequence MSQDSKVKTTESSPPAPSSARKSIPVLDPSGDYYYWWLNTMVFPVMYNLIIVVCRACFPDLQHGYLVAWLVLDYTSDLLYLLDIVVRFHTGFLDQGILVVDKGRISRRYVRTWSFLLDLASLVPTDVAYVRLGPHTPTLRLNRFLRAPRLFEAFDRTETRTAYPNAFRIAKLMLYIFVVIHWNSCLYFALSQYLGFGRDVWVYPDPAQPGFERLRRQYLYSFYFSTLILTTVGDTPMPAREEEYLFMVGNFLLAVMGFATIMGSMSSVIYNMNTADAAFYPDHALVKKYMKLHHVNRRLERRVIDWYQHLHINKKMTNEVAILQHLPERLRAEVAVSVHLSTLSRVQIFQNCEASLLEELVLKLQPQTYSPGEYVCCKGDIGREMYIIREGQLAVVADDGVTQYAVLGAGLYFGEISIINIKGNMSGNRRTANIKSLGYSDLFCLSKEDLREVLSEYPQAQVVMEEKGREILLKMNKLDVNAEAAEIALQEATESRLRGLDRQLDDLQTKFARLLAELESSALKIAYRVERLEWQTREWPMPEDLAEADDEGEAGEGTSKDGEGRAGQGGPPGPE; translated from the exons ATGAGCCAGGACAGCAAAGTGAAGACAACAGAGTCCAGTCCCCCTGCTCCATCCTCGGCCAG GAAGTCCATACCTGTCCTGGACCCATCTGGGGATTACTACTACTGGTGGCTGAACACGATGGTCTTCCCAGTAATGTATAACCTCATCATTGTCGTGTGCAG AGCCTGCTTTCCTGACTTGCAGCACGGTTATCTGGTGGCCTGGTTGGTGCTGGACTACACGAGTGACTTGCTGTACCTACTGGACATCGTCGTGCGCTTCCACACAG GATTCTTAGACCAGGGCATCCTGGTGGTGGACAAGGGTAGGATCTCGCGACGCTATGTTCGCACCTGGAGCTTCTTGTTGGACCTGGCTTCCCTGGTGCCCACGGACGTGGCCTACGTGCGGCTGGGCCCGCACACACCCACGCTGAGGCTGAACCGCTTTCTCCGTGCGCCCCGCCTCTTCGAGGCCTTTGACCGCACAGAGACCCGCACAGCTTACCCGAACGCCTTTCGCATCGCCAAGCTGATGCTTTACATTTTTGTCGTCATCCATTGGAACAGCTGCCTGTACTTTGCGCTGTCCCAGTACCTAGGCTTCGGGCGGGACGTGTGGGTGTACCCGGACCCCGCGCAGCCTGGCTTTGAGCGCCTGCGACGCCAGTACCTCTACAGCTTTTACTTCTCCACGCTGATCCTGACCACGGTGGGCGACACGCCAATGCCGGCCCGGGAGGAGGAGTACCTCTTTATGGTGGGCAACTTCCTGCTGGCTGTCATGGGCTTCGCCACCATCATGGGTAGCATGAGCTCTGTCATCTACAACATGAACACTGCAGATGCAGCTTTCTACCCAGATCACGCGCTGGTGAAAAAGTACATGAAGCTGCATCACGTCAACCGCCGGCTGGAGCGGCGAGTTATTGACTG GTACCAGCACCTGCACATCAACAAGAAGATGACCAATGAGGTAGCCATCTTACAGCACTTGCCCGAGCGGCTGCGAGCTGAGGTGGCTGTATCTGTACACCTGTCTACTCTCAGCCGGGTGCAGatcttccagaactgtgaggccAGCCTGCTGGAGGAGCTGGTGCTGAAGCTGCAGCCCCAGACCTACTCACCAGGCGAATATGTATGCTGCAAGGGGGACATTGGCCGAGAGATGTACATCATCCGCGAGGGTCAACTGGCTGTGGTGGCAGATGATGGCGTCACACAGTATGCTGTGCTTGGTGCGGGACTCTACTTTGGGGAGATCAGCATCATCAACATCAAAG GGAACATGTCTGGGAACCGCCGCACCGCCAACATCAAGAGCCTAGGTTATTCAGACCTGTTCTGCCTGAGCAAGGAGGACCTGCGGGAGGTGCTGAGCGAGTATCCACAAGCCCAGGTCGTCATGGAGGAGAAGGGACGTGAGATTCTGCTCAAAATGAACAAGTTGGACGTGAATGCAGAGGCAGCTGAGATCGCCCTACAGGAGGCCACTGAGTCCCGGCTGCGAGGCCTAGACCGGCAGCTCGATGATCTACAGACCAAGTTCGCTCGCCTCCTGGCTGAGCTGGAGTCCAGCGCACTTAAGATCGCTTACCGCGTCGAACGGCTGGAGTGGCAGACTCGAGAGTGGCCGATGCCCGAAGACCTGGCTGAGGCCGATGATGAGGGAGAAGCTGGGGAGGGAACTTCCAAGGATGGGGAAGGCAGGGCCGGCCAGGGGGGACCCCCAGGTCCAGAGTGA